The proteins below are encoded in one region of Hordeum vulgare subsp. vulgare chromosome 3H, MorexV3_pseudomolecules_assembly, whole genome shotgun sequence:
- the LOC123440563 gene encoding GDSL esterase/lipase At2g40250-like, whose translation MGPMPTLAATAASLLAVLAAVAATVAVVDDAPLPRLPHQDIPAVFAFGDSTLDTGNNNVLPTMVRADHAPYGREFPGGAPTGRFSDGKLLTDYLVEVLGIKELLPAYRSGAANLTVAELATGVCFASAGSGLDDATAANAGVATVGSQLADFRQLLGKIGARKAGKVVKKSVFLVSAATNDMMMNYYMLPSGRSRYTLEQYHDLLIGNLRSYIQAMYDLGARRMLVAGLPPVGCLPLQLTMAELRQPPRPQGCIAEQNAAAETYNAKLQRMLAEFQAGSPGARAVYADIYSPLKDMVDHPDEYGFVEASKGCCGTGLMEMGPLCTDLVPTCAKPSEFMFWDSVHPTQATYKAVAEHFIRTNIIRFVN comes from the exons ATGGGGCCTATGCCAACGctcgccgccaccgccgcgtCCTTGCTCGCCGTCCTGGCCGCCGTCGCGGCGACCGTAGCCGTCGTCGATGACGCCCCGCTGCCGAGGCTCCCGCATCAGGACATCCCGGCCGTGTTCGCGTTCGGCGACTCCACGCTCGACACGGGCAACAACAACGTCCTCCCCACTATGGTCCGTGCCGACCACGCGCCCTACGGCCGCGAGTTCCCCGGGGGCGCGCCCACGGGCCGCTTCTCCGACGGGAAGCTCCTCACCGACTACCTCGTGGAGGTGCTCGGCATCAAGGAGCTCCTCCCGGCGTACCGCTCCGGCGCCGCCAACCTCACGGTGGCAGAGTTAGCCACGGGCGTGTGCTTCGCGTCCGCCGGCTCCGGCCTCGACGACGCCACGGCCGCCAACGCCGGCGTGGCGACGGTCGGCTCGCAGCTGGCGGACTTCCGGCAGCTCCTCGGGAAGATAGGCGCCCGGAAGGCCGGCAAGGTGGTGAAGAAGTCGGTGTTCCTCGTGTCCGCCGCGACCAACGACATGATGATGAACTACTACATGCTGCCGTCGGGGAGGAGCCGGTACACGCTCGAGCAGTACCATGACCTCCTCATCGGCAACCTGCGATCTTACATACAG GCCATGTACGATCTGGGCGCCCGGAGGATGCTGGTGGCGGGGCTGCCGCCGGTGGGGTGCCTCCCGCTGCAGCTGACGATGGCGGAGCTGCGGCAGCCGCCGAGGCCGCAGGGGTGCATCGCGGAGCAGAACGCGGCGGCGGAGACCTACAACGCCAAGCTCCAGCGGATGCTCGCCGAGTTCCAGGCCGGCTCGCCCGGGGCCAGGGCCGTGTACGCCGACATCTACAGCCCCCTCAAGGACATGGTCGACCACCCCGACGAGTACG GTTTCGTTGAGGCGAGCAAGGGCTGCTGTGGCACCGGGCTCATGGAGATGGGGCCGCTGTGCACGGATCTGGTCCCGACCTGCGCGAAGCCGTCAGAGTTCATGTTCTGGGACTCTGTTCACCCCACGCAGGCCACCTACAAGGCTGTCGCCGAACACTTCATTCGGACCAACATCATCCGGTTCGTCAATTGA